The Deinococcus radiopugnans ATCC 19172 genome window below encodes:
- a CDS encoding ABC transporter permease: protein MTTTVSKTPAPARRRLPAPLRRFLSNRLAVIGLFVLLIFAVSALLAPWVAPYDPAQIFFSDLRAAPGAAHLFGADELGRDILSRVVHGARVSLSAGLVSVSLALLFGGGLGLVAGFVGGWLDDVLMRVVDALLALPFLVLAIALAAILGPSLQNTMIAIAIVTAPAFARITRGEVLSQRERDYVQAAQALGAGDGRLITRHLLPNISGALIVQTSLAIANAILAEASLSFLGLGIQPPAPSWGSMLNAARGYLTDAPWMAVFPGLAIFLAVLAFNLIGDGLREALDPRGKIG from the coding sequence ATGACCACGACGGTTTCCAAAACGCCCGCCCCGGCCAGACGCCGCCTGCCCGCGCCCCTGCGGCGTTTTCTGAGCAACCGGCTGGCCGTGATCGGCCTGTTCGTCCTGCTGATTTTCGCGGTGTCGGCGCTGCTGGCCCCCTGGGTGGCCCCCTATGACCCGGCGCAGATCTTCTTTTCCGACCTGCGGGCCGCGCCCGGCGCCGCGCACCTGTTCGGGGCCGACGAGCTGGGGCGCGACATCTTGTCGCGGGTGGTGCACGGAGCGCGGGTCTCGCTGAGCGCCGGGCTGGTTTCGGTTTCGCTGGCGCTGCTCTTCGGCGGCGGCCTCGGCCTGGTCGCCGGGTTCGTCGGCGGCTGGCTGGACGACGTGCTGATGCGCGTGGTGGACGCCCTGCTGGCCCTGCCATTCCTGGTGCTGGCGATTGCGCTGGCCGCCATCCTCGGCCCCAGCCTGCAGAACACCATGATCGCCATTGCCATCGTGACCGCGCCCGCGTTCGCCCGCATCACGCGCGGCGAGGTGCTGTCGCAGCGCGAACGCGATTACGTGCAGGCCGCGCAGGCGCTGGGCGCGGGCGACGGCCGCCTGATCACCCGTCACCTGCTGCCCAACATCAGTGGGGCGCTGATCGTGCAGACCTCACTGGCCATCGCCAACGCGATTCTGGCCGAGGCCAGCCTGTCGTTTCTGGGCCTGGGCATTCAGCCGCCCGCGCCCAGCTGGGGTTCCATGCTCAACGCCGCGCGCGGCTACCTGACCGACGCGCCGTGGATGGCGGTGTTTCCCGGCCTCGCCATCTTCCTAGCCGTGCTGGCCTTCAACCTGATCGGCGACGGGCTTCGGGAAGCGCTGGATCCGCGCGGCAAGATCGGGTAG
- a CDS encoding ABC transporter permease, translating into MAVFALRRLLSSIPTLLIVTLIVFAMVKLLPGDPARLILGQEATPQALAELRRSLGLDRSLPQQYLSWLGGAVRLDFGTSLTDNSSVSRLIAQKLPVTLELALFAMLISLLISLPAGILSAMRRNTWVDRLLTLLALSGISLPNFFLGILLIYLFSIRLAWIPASGYTSLLENPGRNLLLLLLPAITLGVGSAAVLTRYLRSSLSETLTQDYVRTAHAKGLTSRAVTSKHALRNALIPFLTAFGLQLGGLLGGAVITEQIFSIPGFGRLLVDAVFTRDLPVIQGVVLVSAVAVFLVSFLVDLGYAAVDPRIRYH; encoded by the coding sequence GTGGCTGTTTTCGCGTTGCGCCGTCTGCTGTCGTCCATTCCTACTCTGCTGATCGTCACCCTGATTGTGTTCGCGATGGTCAAGCTGCTGCCCGGCGATCCGGCCCGGCTGATCCTGGGCCAGGAGGCCACGCCGCAGGCCCTGGCCGAACTGCGCCGTTCACTGGGCCTGGACCGCTCGCTGCCGCAGCAGTACCTGAGCTGGCTGGGCGGCGCCGTGCGGCTGGATTTCGGCACCAGCCTGACCGACAACAGCAGCGTGAGCCGACTGATTGCCCAGAAACTGCCGGTCACGCTGGAACTCGCGCTGTTCGCCATGCTGATCTCGCTGCTGATCTCGCTGCCCGCCGGGATTCTCAGCGCGATGCGGCGCAACACCTGGGTGGACCGGCTGCTGACGCTGCTGGCGCTGTCCGGCATCAGCCTGCCCAATTTCTTTCTGGGTATTCTGCTGATCTACCTGTTCAGCATCCGGCTGGCGTGGATTCCGGCCAGCGGCTACACCAGCCTGCTGGAGAATCCGGGGCGCAACCTGCTGCTGCTACTGCTGCCCGCCATCACGCTGGGCGTCGGCTCGGCGGCGGTGCTGACGCGCTACCTGCGCTCCAGCCTGAGCGAGACCCTGACCCAGGATTACGTGCGAACGGCCCACGCCAAGGGCCTCACGTCGCGGGCGGTCACGTCCAAACACGCCCTGAGAAACGCGTTGATTCCCTTCCTGACCGCCTTCGGCCTGCAACTGGGCGGGTTGCTGGGCGGGGCCGTGATCACCGAGCAGATCTTCAGCATTCCCGGCTTCGGGCGGCTGCTGGTGGACGCGGTGTTCACCCGTGACCTGCCGGTGATTCAGGGCGTGGTGCTGGTCTCGGCGGTGGCGGTGTTCCTGGTCAGCTTCCTGGTGGATCTGGGCTACGCGGCGGTCGATCCGCGCATCCGGTACCACTGA
- a CDS encoding ABC transporter substrate-binding protein → MRKSQFLMAFLSAACLSAATASAQTLTVGLDADPPKLDPALSTALVDRQVMNQIFDKLLDLDANLKVIPALATSWKVTNGGLTYTFKLKAGVKFTDGTALDAAAVKYGLDRNRTLEGSARKNEMSSIKEIKVVDPQTIQINLSQPYGPLLAVLTDRAGMIVSPTAAKKAGADFQNNPVGSGPFTFVSRVRQDNITLNANKSYWGGAPKIDKLVYRPFTDGDVRYANLLSGAVQAITPIDPKDISKLEQNPKFNVLNYPGIGFQGVWFNVTRAPFNNKNFRQAVAATIDREAIAKSIFYGTVTPAAGPFPPGTPAASSAITVQKPDIALAKKKLGGKPLSFTLLTTPGSVTTQLAQVYQAMFAQAGINAKIEQVEFGTLLDRADKQDYDALMLGWSGRPDPDGNIYDFFVTGGTNNQAGYSNKTVDSLLAKARAQTAMSARAATYNVALSTILSDTPYTWVYFQRNLVASVKGMTGLKPIPDGILRFKDVDLK, encoded by the coding sequence ATGCGTAAATCCCAGTTCCTGATGGCCTTTCTGAGCGCCGCCTGCCTGAGCGCCGCCACCGCCTCGGCCCAGACCCTGACGGTGGGGCTGGACGCCGATCCGCCCAAGCTGGACCCGGCGCTGTCCACCGCCCTGGTCGACCGGCAGGTGATGAACCAGATTTTCGACAAGCTGCTGGATCTGGACGCCAACCTCAAGGTGATTCCAGCACTGGCCACGTCGTGGAAAGTGACCAACGGCGGCCTGACCTACACCTTCAAGCTCAAGGCGGGCGTGAAATTCACCGACGGCACCGCGCTGGACGCCGCCGCCGTCAAGTACGGGCTGGACCGCAACCGCACGCTGGAAGGCAGCGCCCGCAAGAACGAGATGAGCAGCATCAAGGAAATCAAGGTGGTCGACCCACAGACCATTCAGATCAACCTGTCGCAGCCGTACGGACCGCTGCTGGCGGTCCTCACCGACCGCGCGGGCATGATCGTCTCGCCCACGGCGGCCAAGAAGGCGGGGGCCGATTTTCAGAACAACCCGGTGGGCAGCGGCCCCTTCACCTTCGTCAGCCGCGTGCGTCAGGACAACATCACGCTGAACGCCAACAAGAGCTACTGGGGCGGCGCGCCCAAGATCGACAAGCTGGTCTACCGGCCCTTTACCGACGGCGACGTGCGCTACGCCAACCTGCTGTCGGGCGCCGTGCAGGCCATCACGCCGATTGACCCCAAGGACATCAGCAAGCTGGAGCAGAACCCCAAATTCAACGTGCTGAACTACCCCGGCATCGGCTTCCAGGGCGTGTGGTTCAACGTGACCCGCGCGCCGTTCAACAACAAGAACTTCCGGCAGGCGGTGGCGGCCACCATCGACCGCGAGGCGATTGCCAAGAGCATCTTCTACGGCACCGTCACCCCGGCCGCTGGCCCCTTCCCGCCCGGCACCCCGGCCGCGTCCTCGGCCATCACGGTGCAGAAACCCGACATTGCCCTGGCCAAGAAGAAACTAGGCGGCAAGCCGCTGTCCTTTACGCTGCTGACCACGCCGGGCAGCGTGACCACGCAACTGGCGCAGGTGTATCAGGCCATGTTCGCGCAGGCCGGCATCAACGCCAAGATCGAACAGGTGGAGTTCGGTACGCTGCTGGACCGCGCCGACAAGCAGGACTACGACGCCCTGATGCTGGGCTGGAGCGGCCGCCCCGATCCCGACGGCAACATCTACGACTTCTTCGTCACGGGCGGCACCAACAACCAGGCCGGCTACAGCAACAAGACGGTGGACAGCCTGCTGGCCAAGGCCCGCGCCCAGACCGCCATGTCTGCCCGCGCAGCCACCTACAACGTCGCCCTGAGCACCATCCTCAGCGACACGCCCTACACCTGGGTGTACTTCCAGCGCAATCTGGTGGCGAGCGTCAAGGGCATGACCGGCCTCAAGCCTATCCCCGACGGCATCCTGCGCTTTAAAGACGTGGATCTGAAGTAA
- a CDS encoding FadR/GntR family transcriptional regulator gives MTAQPIKQQKLAASAAEELLALILRGDFVAGQRLPPERVLAEQMNISRTSLRDGIARLEVLGHLEARQGNGVFVREPSAAHLTQPFQGMLLRSPQKLAHLLEFRQMIEPEVAAQAAVRATPTQIVQLELCLERQEAARARHIKLSEEDMLFHNLIAQIAGNEVVMLVLETLRSLMLQLRSQVVGDQPELTISEHRALVEAIASASPQAARQAMLVHMGSVRRHAAPLTNQGDDHA, from the coding sequence ATGACCGCGCAGCCGATCAAACAGCAGAAACTTGCGGCCAGTGCGGCAGAAGAACTTCTGGCCCTGATCCTGCGCGGAGACTTCGTGGCCGGTCAGCGGCTGCCCCCCGAACGGGTGCTGGCCGAGCAGATGAACATTTCCCGTACCAGCCTGCGCGACGGTATTGCCCGCCTCGAAGTGCTGGGCCACCTGGAGGCGCGTCAGGGCAACGGCGTGTTTGTGCGTGAACCCTCGGCTGCCCACCTGACCCAGCCGTTCCAGGGCATGCTGCTGCGCTCGCCGCAGAAACTGGCCCATCTGCTGGAATTCCGCCAGATGATCGAGCCGGAAGTCGCGGCGCAGGCGGCGGTGCGCGCCACACCCACCCAGATCGTGCAGCTTGAGCTGTGTCTGGAGCGGCAGGAGGCCGCCCGCGCCCGCCACATCAAGCTGAGCGAGGAGGACATGCTGTTCCATAACCTGATCGCCCAGATCGCCGGCAATGAGGTGGTGATGCTGGTGCTGGAGACCCTGCGCTCGCTGATGCTCCAGCTGCGCAGTCAGGTGGTGGGCGATCAGCCGGAATTGACCATTTCCGAACACCGGGCGCTGGTGGAGGCCATTGCCAGCGCCTCTCCCCAGGCCGCCCGTCAGGCCATGCTGGTCCATATGGGTTCCGTTCGTCGGCACGCCGCCCCTCTCACCAACCAAGGAGACGACCATGCGTAA
- a CDS encoding SDR family NAD(P)-dependent oxidoreductase has translation MTQQNGKLAGKVALVTGASSGIGEATALALAEHGAAVALVARRKERLDELAGRIEGMGGRVAVIVSDLAQAGQGAEVVKGAVDALGRLDIVVNNAGVMLLGPLAGGDPGDLTRMMDLNVTALMHLSQAALETMKPQRSGHIVNISSVSGRGASPLSAGYSASKWAVGGFSEGLRQEARQDRIRVTVIEPGVVATELTDHITHTQTKDAYEGRIKEMEMLQAEDIAAAVVYAVTQPERVNVNELLIRPLDQG, from the coding sequence ATGACCCAGCAAAATGGCAAACTCGCAGGCAAGGTGGCCCTGGTGACCGGGGCGAGCAGCGGCATCGGCGAGGCGACGGCCCTTGCCCTGGCCGAACACGGCGCGGCGGTGGCCCTGGTGGCCCGCCGCAAGGAACGTCTGGACGAACTGGCGGGCCGGATCGAGGGGATGGGCGGCCGGGTGGCCGTGATCGTCTCGGATCTGGCGCAGGCTGGACAGGGGGCCGAGGTGGTGAAGGGGGCGGTGGATGCTCTTGGCCGCCTGGACATTGTGGTGAACAACGCGGGGGTCATGCTGCTGGGGCCGCTGGCGGGGGGCGATCCGGGTGACCTCACGCGCATGATGGATCTGAACGTCACCGCGCTGATGCACCTGTCGCAGGCCGCGCTGGAAACCATGAAGCCGCAGAGGAGCGGGCACATCGTCAACATTTCCTCGGTGTCGGGACGCGGGGCCAGCCCGCTGAGCGCCGGGTACAGCGCCAGCAAGTGGGCGGTGGGCGGCTTCAGCGAGGGGCTGCGCCAGGAAGCCAGGCAGGACCGCATTCGCGTGACCGTGATCGAACCCGGCGTCGTCGCCACCGAACTGACCGATCACATCACCCACACCCAGACCAAGGACGCCTACGAGGGCCGCATCAAGGAGATGGAGATGCTGCAGGCGGAGGACATTGCCGCCGCCGTGGTCTACGCCGTGACCCAGCCGGAGCGCGTGAACGTCAACGAGCTGCTGATCCGGCCGCTGGATCAGGGTTGA
- a CDS encoding carboxypeptidase M32: MNDFGRRSAEINDLLCILNVLNWDARTQMPAGGSSARAQQLATLSALAQEKLLDPAYEAAARAVDGDDVETRAAQQALDAIAALRRIPAELTRELALLKSEAQEVWARARAASDFGLFAPQLTRMVELNRQLAEALGYEGHPYDALLNLYEPGLTVETLLPLFERLRDHHVPLLRAIQERPQPRTDFLHAHYPAAQQKRVSLALAKQFGYDTSRGRLDESAHPFEISFTRQDVRITTRFQENFLPGALFGTLHETGHALYEQGVRPELSRTVLASDLPGLYAVGGASYGTHESQSRLWENRIGRSRAYWNLHFPHLQNIFPRQLADVDTAAFHRAVNTVRPSLIRVEADELTYDLHIMLRVELERALIGGELAVKDLPEAWNARIRSDLGLDVPDDARGVLQDIHWSAGMFGSFPTYTVGNVMASQFYAAATEQMPELEDTLRRGEYTPLREWLTDNIYQHGRTYTPHELLTRVTGRGLDPQPYLDYLSGKYGELYGLDIQKEQTA; the protein is encoded by the coding sequence ATGAATGACTTTGGGCGCCGCTCGGCGGAAATCAATGACCTGCTGTGCATCCTGAACGTCCTGAACTGGGACGCCCGCACCCAGATGCCTGCCGGGGGCAGTTCGGCCCGTGCCCAGCAGCTCGCCACCCTCAGCGCGCTGGCGCAGGAGAAGTTGCTTGACCCGGCCTACGAGGCGGCGGCCCGCGCGGTGGACGGCGATGACGTGGAAACCCGCGCCGCCCAGCAGGCCCTGGACGCCATCGCGGCCCTGCGGCGCATTCCCGCCGAGCTGACCCGCGAACTGGCCCTCCTGAAATCCGAGGCGCAGGAGGTGTGGGCACGGGCCAGGGCCGCCAGTGACTTTGGCCTGTTCGCCCCGCAGCTCACGCGCATGGTGGAACTGAACCGGCAACTGGCAGAGGCGCTGGGCTACGAGGGCCACCCGTACGACGCCCTCCTGAACCTGTACGAGCCGGGCCTGACAGTGGAAACGTTGCTGCCGCTGTTCGAGCGGTTGCGCGACCATCACGTGCCGCTGCTGCGGGCCATTCAGGAGCGGCCCCAGCCGCGCACCGACTTCCTGCACGCCCACTATCCGGCGGCCCAGCAAAAGCGCGTCTCGCTGGCGCTGGCAAAGCAATTCGGCTACGACACCTCGCGCGGGCGGCTGGACGAATCGGCGCATCCCTTCGAGATCAGCTTTACCCGCCAGGACGTGCGGATCACCACCCGTTTTCAGGAAAACTTTCTGCCCGGGGCGCTCTTCGGCACGCTGCACGAAACCGGGCACGCCTTGTACGAGCAGGGTGTTCGCCCGGAGCTGAGCCGCACGGTGCTGGCCAGCGATCTGCCCGGCCTGTACGCGGTGGGCGGGGCCAGCTACGGCACCCACGAGAGCCAGTCACGGCTGTGGGAAAACCGCATTGGGCGCTCGCGGGCCTACTGGAATCTGCACTTTCCGCACCTGCAGAACATTTTCCCCAGGCAACTCGCGGACGTGGACACCGCCGCCTTTCACCGCGCCGTCAACACCGTGCGCCCCAGCCTGATCCGGGTGGAGGCCGACGAGCTGACCTATGACCTGCACATCATGCTGCGGGTGGAGCTGGAACGCGCCCTGATCGGCGGCGAGCTGGCGGTCAAAGACCTGCCCGAAGCCTGGAACGCCCGCATCAGGTCAGACCTGGGCCTGGACGTGCCCGACGACGCCAGGGGCGTGTTGCAGGACATCCACTGGTCGGCGGGCATGTTCGGCTCGTTTCCCACGTACACGGTTGGCAACGTGATGGCCTCGCAGTTCTACGCGGCGGCCACAGAGCAGATGCCGGAGTTGGAAGACACGCTGCGGCGCGGCGAGTACACGCCTCTGCGCGAATGGCTGACCGACAACATCTACCAGCATGGCCGCACCTACACGCCCCACGAGCTGCTGACGCGGGTGACCGGGCGTGGTCTTGACCCGCAACCGTATCTGGATTACCTCAGCGGCAAGTACGGCGAACTCTACGGCTTAGACATTCAAAAGGAGCAGACCGCATGA
- a CDS encoding dipeptidase, which produces MSGLNDVLARLDERAEASLSELIEFASIPSVSAQPDHQPDMERAATWLAERLQRAGLKIVERWPTAGHTAVYAEDLDAGEDAPTLLVYGHYDVQPPDPLEKWHTPPFTPTVKGERLYGRGVSDDKGPLLLTVQVVDAYLSTLGKLPLNLKFLFEGEEEVGSAHLNELVAQNAGRLKADFVLSADGGMWSASVPSLTVSARGLAALELTVRGPAKDLHSGRHGGSVHNPLHALAALIAGLHDESGRVTVPGFYDGIAELTPQQRGGIQQLPFGDEAYLTQTGAPAVYGESGYSTLERQWHRPTLEVNGMWGGYTGEGTKTVLPSEAHAKMTCRLVPGQEPERIAALLRQHLEDNLPPGVTLEIHAGDHGARAYRLPEDHPGAVVAREVLAELYGKPPLDVGMGGSIPVLETFQSVLGLDTVFFSFAVGDEDIHAPNEFFRVPRLAEGQRAWAQFWWTLGEKTDE; this is translated from the coding sequence ATGAGCGGTCTGAATGATGTGCTGGCACGACTGGACGAACGCGCCGAAGCCTCCCTCTCCGAGTTGATCGAGTTCGCCAGCATCCCCAGCGTCAGCGCCCAGCCGGATCACCAGCCGGATATGGAACGCGCGGCGACGTGGCTCGCGGAGCGCTTGCAACGCGCCGGCCTCAAAATAGTTGAGCGGTGGCCCACCGCCGGGCACACCGCCGTCTATGCCGAAGATCTGGACGCAGGCGAAGATGCCCCCACCCTGCTGGTCTACGGGCATTACGACGTTCAGCCGCCCGATCCGCTGGAGAAGTGGCACACGCCGCCGTTCACGCCCACGGTCAAGGGCGAGCGCCTCTACGGACGCGGCGTCAGTGACGACAAGGGGCCGCTGCTGCTGACCGTGCAGGTGGTGGATGCCTACCTGTCCACGCTGGGCAAACTCCCCCTCAACCTCAAGTTCCTGTTCGAGGGCGAGGAGGAGGTTGGCAGCGCCCACCTGAACGAACTCGTCGCGCAGAACGCTGGGCGGCTCAAGGCCGATTTTGTCCTGAGTGCCGACGGCGGGATGTGGAGCGCGTCAGTCCCGTCGCTGACGGTGAGTGCGCGGGGACTGGCGGCGCTGGAATTGACCGTGCGCGGCCCCGCCAAGGATTTGCATTCCGGGCGGCACGGCGGCAGCGTCCACAACCCGCTGCACGCGTTGGCGGCACTGATCGCCGGACTGCACGACGAGTCGGGCCGCGTGACCGTGCCGGGCTTTTACGACGGTATTGCCGAGCTGACGCCGCAGCAACGCGGGGGCATCCAGCAACTGCCCTTCGGCGACGAGGCGTATCTGACCCAGACCGGAGCGCCCGCCGTCTACGGCGAATCCGGGTATTCCACGCTGGAGCGCCAGTGGCACCGGCCCACGCTGGAGGTCAATGGGATGTGGGGCGGCTACACCGGCGAGGGCACGAAAACCGTGCTGCCCAGCGAGGCCCACGCCAAGATGACCTGCCGACTGGTGCCGGGACAGGAGCCGGAGCGCATCGCCGCGTTGCTCCGGCAGCATCTGGAGGACAACCTGCCACCCGGCGTCACCCTGGAAATTCATGCCGGTGACCACGGCGCACGCGCGTACCGCCTGCCCGAGGATCACCCCGGCGCGGTGGTGGCCCGCGAAGTACTGGCCGAGCTGTACGGAAAGCCCCCGCTGGACGTGGGCATGGGCGGCAGCATCCCCGTGCTGGAGACCTTTCAGAGCGTCCTCGGCCTGGACACCGTGTTCTTCAGCTTCGCGGTGGGCGACGAGGACATCCACGCCCCCAACGAATTTTTCCGGGTGCCCCGGCTGGCCGAGGGCCAGCGGGCCTGGGCGCAGTTCTGGTGGACTTTAGGAGAGAAGACAGATGAATGA
- a CDS encoding SDR family NAD(P)-dependent oxidoreductase produces MERFAGQTVIVTGAAHGFGRAIAHAFAWEGANVWACDVNTEGLGETARLVYHDGLTVHTRAVDVGDAAAVGAFVSEVVAETGRIDVLVNNAGGVRGQVGRPIEEISPADWQAIFAVNVDGAFFFAQAVAPQMKERRSGRIINISSGAGLGISLTGIQAYASAKAAQIGLTRQLAHELGAWGITVNNVAPGFVRSNPTTERQWDSYGEEGQRKLIDAIALKRLGTPEDIANAVLFFASEGAGWITGQVLSVDGGK; encoded by the coding sequence ATGGAGCGTTTTGCAGGCCAGACCGTGATCGTCACAGGTGCGGCGCACGGTTTTGGGCGGGCGATTGCCCACGCCTTCGCCTGGGAGGGGGCCAATGTCTGGGCCTGCGACGTGAACACCGAGGGCCTGGGCGAGACGGCCCGGCTGGTCTACCACGACGGCCTGACGGTGCACACCCGCGCGGTGGATGTGGGCGACGCCGCCGCCGTGGGCGCGTTCGTCTCAGAAGTCGTGGCCGAGACGGGCCGCATCGATGTGCTGGTCAACAATGCGGGCGGTGTGCGCGGGCAGGTGGGCCGCCCCATCGAGGAGATCAGCCCCGCCGACTGGCAGGCCATCTTCGCCGTCAACGTGGATGGAGCGTTCTTCTTCGCGCAGGCCGTGGCCCCACAGATGAAAGAGCGCAGGTCGGGCCGCATCATCAACATCTCCAGCGGTGCGGGCCTGGGCATCAGCCTGACTGGAATTCAGGCGTATGCCTCCGCCAAGGCCGCCCAGATCGGCCTGACCCGCCAGCTGGCCCACGAACTGGGCGCGTGGGGCATCACGGTCAACAACGTGGCTCCCGGTTTTGTCCGCAGCAACCCCACCACCGAGCGCCAGTGGGACAGCTACGGCGAGGAGGGCCAGCGCAAACTGATCGACGCAATCGCCCTGAAGCGCCTGGGCACGCCGGAAGACATCGCCAATGCCGTGCTGTTCTTCGCCTCCGAGGGGGCCGGATGGATTACGGGGCAAGTCTTGAGCGTGGACGGTGGCAAATGA
- a CDS encoding ketopantoate reductase family protein, whose protein sequence is MSEDESQNILVWGAGAIGGTIGAYLVRDGYDVTFVDVAADHVAAIGERGLSITGPFGDFTVGAPAFTPDTLEGQWDTILLCTKAQHTAAAAQALAPHLGPDGVVVSIQNGLNPLIINDHIPAEQVLGSFVNFGADYLEPGVVQYGGRGVVVIGEQDGQLTERAKQLHVVLQHFEPDAILSDNVFGYLWSKLAYGALLFATAVTNDSIADALDRPEDRALYTELGREVIRVALAHGVTPEAFNGFDPAAFLPDAGDAAARASLAEMVAFNRRSAKTHSGIWRDLAVRKRTTEVDAQLGWVVQFGRQHGVPTPLNARLITQIHEIEAGTRELGRANLAELRALLAPEEA, encoded by the coding sequence GTGAGCGAGGACGAATCGCAAAACATTCTGGTCTGGGGCGCCGGGGCCATCGGCGGCACGATTGGTGCCTATCTGGTGCGGGACGGCTATGACGTCACCTTCGTGGACGTGGCCGCCGATCATGTCGCGGCCATAGGCGAGCGCGGCCTGAGCATCACCGGGCCGTTTGGCGACTTCACGGTGGGGGCGCCTGCTTTCACCCCGGACACGCTGGAGGGGCAGTGGGACACCATCCTGCTGTGCACCAAGGCGCAGCACACGGCGGCGGCGGCGCAGGCTCTCGCGCCTCACCTCGGCCCGGACGGCGTGGTGGTGTCCATCCAGAACGGCCTCAATCCGCTGATCATCAATGACCACATCCCAGCGGAGCAGGTGCTGGGCAGCTTCGTCAACTTCGGCGCGGATTATCTGGAACCCGGCGTGGTGCAGTACGGCGGGCGCGGCGTGGTGGTCATTGGTGAACAGGACGGGCAGTTGACGGAGCGGGCAAAGCAGCTTCATGTCGTCCTGCAACACTTTGAACCCGACGCCATCCTCAGTGACAACGTGTTCGGCTACCTGTGGAGCAAACTGGCCTACGGGGCGCTGCTGTTCGCCACTGCCGTCACCAACGACAGCATTGCCGACGCCCTGGACAGGCCCGAAGACCGCGCCCTGTACACCGAACTGGGCCGCGAAGTCATACGCGTGGCGCTGGCGCATGGGGTCACGCCCGAGGCTTTCAACGGCTTTGACCCGGCGGCCTTTTTGCCCGACGCGGGCGACGCGGCGGCGCGGGCGAGCCTGGCCGAGATGGTGGCCTTCAACCGCCGCAGCGCCAAGACCCACAGCGGCATCTGGCGCGATCTGGCGGTTCGCAAACGCACCACCGAGGTGGACGCACAGCTGGGCTGGGTGGTGCAGTTCGGGCGGCAGCACGGCGTTCCTACACCCCTGAACGCCCGCCTGATCACGCAGATTCACGAGATCGAGGCGGGCACCCGTGAACTGGGCCGGGCCAATCTGGCCGAACTGCGCGCCCTGCTGGCGCCGGAGGAGGCGTGA
- a CDS encoding creatininase family protein — protein sequence MTAIEQMNWMQVEQYLKTDDRCVLPLGSTEQHAYLSLCVDNILPFKLAQDTVGDSGVPVFPVLPYGITPYFRAYPGSPGLRVQTYLAVVRDLLDGLHEQGFRRILMVNGHGGNTPAQGFAAEWMADHPGTQVKFHNWWNAPGVWAKVQATDSNASHASWMENFPWTRLEGVEMPDEEKAAIDLNYMRLLHPKALREYLGEGNFGGRFQRPDEDMHAIWAVAVAETRALLEGGWAES from the coding sequence ATGACCGCCATTGAACAGATGAACTGGATGCAGGTGGAACAGTACCTGAAGACCGATGACCGTTGCGTCCTCCCGCTGGGCAGCACCGAGCAGCACGCCTACCTCAGCCTGTGCGTGGACAACATCCTGCCTTTCAAGCTGGCCCAGGACACGGTGGGCGACTCCGGCGTGCCGGTGTTCCCGGTGTTGCCCTACGGCATCACCCCGTACTTCCGGGCGTATCCGGGCAGTCCGGGGCTGCGGGTGCAGACCTACCTCGCGGTGGTGCGTGACCTGCTGGACGGGCTGCACGAACAGGGCTTCCGGCGCATCCTGATGGTCAATGGGCACGGCGGCAATACTCCGGCGCAGGGCTTCGCGGCCGAGTGGATGGCCGATCATCCCGGCACGCAGGTCAAGTTTCACAACTGGTGGAACGCGCCGGGGGTCTGGGCGAAAGTGCAGGCCACCGACAGCAACGCCAGCCACGCCTCGTGGATGGAGAATTTCCCCTGGACGCGGCTGGAAGGCGTGGAGATGCCGGACGAGGAAAAGGCGGCCATTGACCTGAATTACATGCGCCTGCTCCACCCGAAAGCGCTGCGCGAATACCTGGGCGAGGGCAATTTCGGCGGCCGGTTCCAGCGTCCCGACGAGGACATGCACGCGATCTGGGCCGTGGCGGTGGCGGAGACCCGCGCCCTGCTGGAAGGCGGGTGGGCCGAGTCGTGA